The genomic interval TGCCGCCTCCGCGTCGACGACGAACCGGGGGTTCATCTCCAACGCGGTGAGCGTGAGCCCCCCGCCGCCCCCGTCGTCGCCGCCGGCCGTGGCCCGCACCGTGTGCTGCGCGACCTCGCCGAGGTAGACGCCGCCGGCTCGCTTCAGGCGGAGGCGGTTCTCGCCGGGCAGACGCTTCTCCGCGTCCGAGCCCGGCTCGGCCAGGACGACGGCTTCGGGACGGATCGAGCACGTGACCGAGCCGGATGCCGGCAGCCGCTCGGGGAAGACCGCCGAGGCCAGCCGCCCCGCCGCCGTCTGCAGCAGCACGCGGCCGCCGTCGCGTCCGACCACCTCCGCCGCCACGAGGTTCGTCTCCCCGAGGAAGCCCGCGACGAAGCGGTTCTTCGGCCGCTCGTAGAGCTCACGCGGCGGGCCGACCTGCTCCAGCTTGCCGCCGTTGAGCACGGCGACGCGGTCGGCCATCGACAGCGCCTCCTTCTGGTCGTGGGTCACGTACACGCCCGTGGTGCCGGCGGCCTTGGTGATGTCGCGGATGCCCTGCCGCATCTCCAGCCGCAGCTTCGCGTCGAGGTTCGAAAGCGGCTCGTCGAGCAGCAGGACGCGCGGCTCGATCACCAGCGCCCGGGCCAGCGCCACCCGCTGCTGCTGCCCGCCGGAGAGCTGGTTCGTTTTGCGGTCCGCCTGGTGCCCCAGCTGCACACGCTCCAGCGCCGCGTCCACGCGCTTCCGCGTCTCCGCCTTCGAGACCTTGCGGACCTCCAGCCCGAAGGCCACGTTCTGCCGCACCGTCATGTGCGGCCAGAGGGCGTAGCCCTGGAAGACCATCCCGGTGTCGCGCTTCTGCGGCGCGACGTGGGTGACGTCGTCGCCGCCGAAGAGGATGCGGCCGGCGGTGGGCTCCTGGAAGCCGGCGATCATCCGCAGCAGCGTCGTCTTCCCGCAGCCCGACGGCCCGAGCAGGAAGAAGAGGTCGCCCGCGGGGATGTCGATCGAGACATCGTCCACCGCGACCGTCTCGCCGAACTGCTTGCGGAGGGTGTCCAGTCGGATCGGCGTCATGACGAGAACCTTAAAGGACCACGCGCGAGCGCAGCGCTTGTGGGCGACGGGCCGCGCGCACCGCCGCCCGAGCCGCAGCCACCGGCTCGGCTCCGGCCGCCTCCGGGTGGCTCCCCCGCGTCGTGATCGGGGGGCCGAGGCGGGAGCGGCGCGGGCGGTCAGTGGATGAACTTCTTGCTCTTCTTCCCGGTCAGGTAGCTCTCCACCACCGTCGAGGCGAGGTCCTCGCTGGTGCAGTAAAAGGCCGTCCCGCGCGTGAGCCTGGTCAGCTTCTCGATGAAGCCGACCCAGTCCATGCCCCAGTAGTCCTCCATCAACGCGAAGCTCGCGATGCGGATGCCGCGCTGCTGGCAGCGGAGCGCCTCCCGCAGCGTCAGCTCCGAAGACTCGTCGCTCGGCGGGTAGACGAGGTAGAGCATGTCCTCGCGGGTCGCCGGATGGGTGGTGACGTGCGCCGTCGGCTGGCCGTCGGTCACGATGAAGATCTGCTTGTTGGCCGCCCCGCTCCGCGAGAGGATCTGCCGGGCCTGCCGAAGCCCCAGCTGCAGGTTCGTGAAGTGCAGCGGGATCTTCTCCTGGTTCGCGTACGCCTGCTCCAGCGGGATCCGCAGGCGGACCTGGCTGTCGCGGATGCTCACCGGCTTGGGCATGACCAGCGGCAGGTCCCGCTCGTGCAGCGTCTCCGCCAGCGAGGAGAAGCCGACGAACTGGAGGGTGTCCAGCGGGAAGCGGCCGCGGATCAGCTCGCTCATGCCCAGCGCGACCCGCTTCGCCTGCAGGAAGCGGCCGTAGCGCATCATCGAGCCCGAGAGGTCGATCAGCATGACCGTGGCGCAGTCCGCCGAGCCCTCGGTGTTGTGGAGCTGGAAGTCCTCGGGCGTGATGCCGATCGGCAGGCGGAGCCCGCGGGGAACCTCCACCCCCGCCTCCCGGGCCTCCTCCACCGCACGGTGCACCTGCCGCCGGGCGGCGTTCTGCAGCGAGCCGGGCAGGTCCAGCTCGCCGATCGGATCGCCGAACCGGTACGGCCGGGTCCCGTCGCTGCGCTCGCTGGTGCGGCCCGGCTCGCGGGTGCTGTGGCCTTCCTTGGCGCCCTGCTTCATCTCGGCGAACACCTCGAGCAGCGCCCGGTGCTGGAGCCCCCGGAGCAGCCGCGGCGACATCTTCAGGCGCCGGTTGCCGTCTTCATCGGTGCTCTCCTCCAGCAGGCCGGCGTCGATGAGCTGCTGGATGAACGCCTGCTCCTCCTCGTCCTCGAGGTTCGCCATCGCGTCCATCGCCTGCTCGCCGTACTGCAGGATGAAGTTCATGAGGTTCGGCGGGGCGAACAGCTCGTCGGGGGAGAGGAAGCCCTGATCGCCAGAAAACTCGGAGTAATCGAACCTCATGAGCGACGTTAGCGCCGCGGTGAGGCGCACCGGGAGGGGCTCCGCACCCAGCGAAGGGCCTGCGACGCGACGCCGCCGCGTGCGGCGGCGGGCCCGCCCGTGCCGCGGACCGCGGGCCCATCGGCGTGATCGCGCGGACGGTCCGCGGCGAACCCGGGGAGGCTCGGCGGGGTTGGTCGATCGGCTTCAGGCGTTTAGGCTCGGTCAGATTCCCCACTCGTACGCCGGCTCCTCCATGCACCACCGCCCGCTCGCCCGCCGGACGGCCCTCGGATTCACGCTCGTGGAGCTGCTGGTCGTCATCGCCGTGATCGCCCTGCTCGTCGGGATCCTCCTGCCGGTGCTCGGCGCCGCCCGGACGGCGGCGAAGACGGCGGCCTGCATGGCCAACATGCGGTCGCTCGGGCAGGCGACCGTCGCCTACACGCAGGACCACGCGCTGACGTACCCGCAGCCGTTCCAGGAGGGCCAGCTCGGCGCCGCCGGCGGTCTTTCCGCGGACCGGGTCAGGGGCCGGGCCCTCTGGTACAACGCGCTGGACCGCTACCTCGGGCAGGTCGTGAAGGATTATTCCTCGGCCGATCCGGCCGCCCGGAACCACGACGCGTACAAGCAGGACCCGGTCTGGTTCGAGCTGCCGGCGGCGGTGAAGTCCGGAGCGACCACGGTGCTCCTGCAGCCCGAGGAGGTCCGCACGATCAAGATGAACCAGTACTTCGGCGAGATCGGTGGCTCCGCCACCGCGGCGGGGGCGGTGAACTTCGTGCGGATGACGCGGGTGCCCGAGCCCGCGCGGACCGTGCTCTACGGCGACGGGCGGGCCCACGACACCCCCTCCACCACCTCCGGGAACGTCGACACCGGCGGATCCGGCCGCTTCGACTTCAACCCCGCGACGATCGGCCTCCGCCACGGCGGAGGCGCCAACCTGGCCTTCGCCGACGGCGGCGCGGCGTACCAGGAGAACCCGGTCCGCGTCACCGCCACGGGCTACCGCGGCTGGTTCGACCCTTACGCCAGCGGCGTCACCCCCGGGCAGTACCCCGACGCGATCTTCCGGTTCGAGCCCGATCGCACCGGCCAGGACCGCATCCGCGCCCGCGGCGGCAACCGCTGATCCGGGGGCTCAACGCCCCGCCGCTTCGACCGCGTCGCAGAACGCGGCGCACATCCGCTCGCGGGTGAAGCGCTCCGCCTCGCGAGCGGCGGCGGCCGACTTCTCCGCGAGCTCGGCGCGGCCCGCGGGCGTCAGGAGCCGGCGGAACAGCGCCTCGGCCGCGTCCGCGTCGTCGTGGGCCACCGTCCAGCCCGCCCCGGCATCTGCGATCTCGGCGACGTGGCTGTCGGCGGGGGCCATCGCCAGCAACGGGCGGTGGACCTTCAGCACGCCGTACACCTTGCAGGGGTGGACGATCCCGCTCATGGCGCCGCCCATCGCGACGAGGTGGACGTCGGCGGCGGACAGCGAGTAGCGGATCTTCTCCAGCGGCTGGTAGGGCAGCGTCACGACGCTGGCCAGCCCCCGTTCCGCGGCCCGGTCGCGGATCTTCTGCCAGCCTCCGCCGGCCCCGATGAAGACGAAGCGGAGGCCGTCGGCGTCCCGCACCCGCTCGGCCGCCTCGAGCACCGCGTCGATGGGATGGGCATCGGAGATGTTGCCCGAGTACATGACGACCGTCTTCCCGTCGAGCCCGTGCTCCGCCCGGAAGGGGTTCTCCGCGTGCGGCACCGGGTCGAGGTGGGCGTCCATCGGCCACGGCGGCTGCACGTGCAGGCGCTCCTGCAGCGCCGCGTCGGGCACCTTCGCGGCGAGCCGCTCCGCCATGAAACGGTCGAGCGTGCAGACGCGGGCGGCGTGCTTCAGCGTGGCGCGGATCATCGACTCGAAGAGCCACGCCGGGGTGGAGTCCGCGGCGCACTTGCCCATCGCGACCATCTGATCGGGGTTGATGTCCATCGCCCAGAACACGTACGGCGTGCGGCGGCACGCACGCAGCGCGAGCGCGGCCAGCGGGGCCATCGGCGGCGACGTCGACACCAGCGTCACGTCGAAGCGCCGGCCGCCGAGCACCCGCAGCGCCGCCTGCGCCGTGAACGAGCAGCCGCCGAGCAGCCGCACCGCCATCGAGCCCTTGCCGAAGGAAGAGAAGCCCAGCCGGCGCACCCGCACCCCGTCCAGCGTCTCCCGCTTGGGGTAGGTCTGCGAAGAGTCTTCGTAGGACTTCGACGCCGCCACCGCGACGACGTCGTGCCCCCGCCTCGCCAGCTCCACCGCGGCGTCGTGCATGTACTGCCCGACGGCGGGCGCGTCGGGGACGTACGTCTGGGAGAGGATCAAGATTCGCATGAGAACGTCGCACCGGCTCGATCGACCGTGGCCGCGTCAGGTGGTGAAGGGGGAGCGAGGACAAGCCAGCAAGCAACCCGATCCGCAAGAGCCGCGGGCACCCGCCGCGGAGGCATCCCCCTCACCTCCCCGCTGCTTCACTTCCTCGCTCCCCCACTTCTTCGCTTCCTCGCATCTTCGCTTCTTCAATCCTTCGCTTCTTCGCTTCCTCACTTCCTCGCTTCTTCACTTCTTCGCTTCTTCGCTTCTTCGCTTCCCCGCTTCTTCGCTTCCCCGCTTCCCCGCTTCCTCACTTCTTCGCTTCCTCACTTCCTCGCTTCTTCACTTCTTCGCTTCTTCGCTTCCCCGCTTCCCCGCTTCCTCACTTCTTCGCTTCCTCACTTCTTCGCTTCCCCGCTTCCCCACTCCCCCTCCGCTCCCCCGCCAGCCGCGCCAGCACCACCACCTCCCGCTTCACATCCGCCAGCGGCTTCGCCGGCATGCCGCCCCAGCGTTCCCCGGCGGGCACGTCTTTCATCACCTTCGAGCCCGCGGCGATCTTGGCGTGATCGCCGACGCGGAGGTGATTGGCCACGCCCGCCTGGCCGCCGATGGAAACGTAGTCGCCGGTGGTGACGCTGCCGGCGAGGCCGACGTCGGCGACCAGCAGGTTGTGCTTGCCGATCTTGCAGCCGTGACCGATGACCACGTTGTTGCTGGCCTTGGTGCCCTCGCCGATGACGGTGTCGCTGAGCTGCCCCCGGTCGACGCTGCAGTTGGCACCCAGCTCGACGTCGTCGCCGATGACGACGCTGCCGATGTGCGGGATCGCGTGGTGGCGCAGCGGGGCCCGGTGGCCCTCGTACTCCTCCTTGGGATCCCTGGCCGTCGCGTAGCCGAATCCGTCCTGCCCGATG from Phycisphaera mikurensis NBRC 102666 carries:
- a CDS encoding ABC transporter ATP-binding protein: MTPIRLDTLRKQFGETVAVDDVSIDIPAGDLFFLLGPSGCGKTTLLRMIAGFQEPTAGRILFGGDDVTHVAPQKRDTGMVFQGYALWPHMTVRQNVAFGLEVRKVSKAETRKRVDAALERVQLGHQADRKTNQLSGGQQQRVALARALVIEPRVLLLDEPLSNLDAKLRLEMRQGIRDITKAAGTTGVYVTHDQKEALSMADRVAVLNGGKLEQVGPPRELYERPKNRFVAGFLGETNLVAAEVVGRDGGRVLLQTAAGRLASAVFPERLPASGSVTCSIRPEAVVLAEPGSDAEKRLPGENRLRLKRAGGVYLGEVAQHTVRATAGGDDGGGGGLTLTALEMNPRFVVDAEAAPLTGWVDPADVVVLRD
- a CDS encoding vWA domain-containing protein, which translates into the protein MRFDYSEFSGDQGFLSPDELFAPPNLMNFILQYGEQAMDAMANLEDEEEQAFIQQLIDAGLLEESTDEDGNRRLKMSPRLLRGLQHRALLEVFAEMKQGAKEGHSTREPGRTSERSDGTRPYRFGDPIGELDLPGSLQNAARRQVHRAVEEAREAGVEVPRGLRLPIGITPEDFQLHNTEGSADCATVMLIDLSGSMMRYGRFLQAKRVALGMSELIRGRFPLDTLQFVGFSSLAETLHERDLPLVMPKPVSIRDSQVRLRIPLEQAYANQEKIPLHFTNLQLGLRQARQILSRSGAANKQIFIVTDGQPTAHVTTHPATREDMLYLVYPPSDESSELTLREALRCQQRGIRIASFALMEDYWGMDWVGFIEKLTRLTRGTAFYCTSEDLASTVVESYLTGKKSKKFIH
- a CDS encoding type II secretion system protein, whose product is MHHRPLARRTALGFTLVELLVVIAVIALLVGILLPVLGAARTAAKTAACMANMRSLGQATVAYTQDHALTYPQPFQEGQLGAAGGLSADRVRGRALWYNALDRYLGQVVKDYSSADPAARNHDAYKQDPVWFELPAAVKSGATTVLLQPEEVRTIKMNQYFGEIGGSATAAGAVNFVRMTRVPEPARTVLYGDGRAHDTPSTTSGNVDTGGSGRFDFNPATIGLRHGGGANLAFADGGAAYQENPVRVTATGYRGWFDPYASGVTPGQYPDAIFRFEPDRTGQDRIRARGGNR
- a CDS encoding glycosyltransferase family 4 protein, with the translated sequence MRILILSQTYVPDAPAVGQYMHDAAVELARRGHDVVAVAASKSYEDSSQTYPKRETLDGVRVRRLGFSSFGKGSMAVRLLGGCSFTAQAALRVLGGRRFDVTLVSTSPPMAPLAALALRACRRTPYVFWAMDINPDQMVAMGKCAADSTPAWLFESMIRATLKHAARVCTLDRFMAERLAAKVPDAALQERLHVQPPWPMDAHLDPVPHAENPFRAEHGLDGKTVVMYSGNISDAHPIDAVLEAAERVRDADGLRFVFIGAGGGWQKIRDRAAERGLASVVTLPYQPLEKIRYSLSAADVHLVAMGGAMSGIVHPCKVYGVLKVHRPLLAMAPADSHVAEIADAGAGWTVAHDDADAAEALFRRLLTPAGRAELAEKSAAAAREAERFTRERMCAAFCDAVEAAGR
- the lpxD gene encoding UDP-3-O-(3-hydroxymyristoyl)glucosamine N-acyltransferase, whose translation is MAETTVAELADHLAGEVRGSGETVLTGCAALDEAEPDQLSFVAAPRYHDRLATTRAGCVILDAALADRHPDRCAIVVDDVAFAFRNAVMKMHGFRPQPGVGIDEEAYLHDTAEVGPLCTIRPHAYVAPRAKIGARVILYPGVYVGKESVIGDDCVLYPGVHVYARCRIGKRVVLHAGTSIGQDGFGYATARDPKEEYEGHRAPLRHHAIPHIGSVVIGDDVELGANCSVDRGQLSDTVIGEGTKASNNVVIGHGCKIGKHNLLVADVGLAGSVTTGDYVSIGGQAGVANHLRVGDHAKIAAGSKVMKDVPAGERWGGMPAKPLADVKREVVVLARLAGERRGSGEAGKRRSEEAKK